In the Candidatus Zixiibacteriota bacterium genome, CGGCTTGCGCGGGAGGTAAGACGATATGGCTTGGGTACGGTGCGTTACGGAAATGGGCATGGGAGTGGACGTCCACGGGTTGGACTACACGGCCGCGGCGAAGCGGGCGGTGTTCGACGCGATCCACCACAGCAGCCTGGGGTTTCCGCGCCTGGTGGGCAAGACCGCCGACGATATGCTGGTGGAGGTGACCATCGGCGTGCCGAAGCCCGAGGCGGTGGACAAAGAAGCGGTGCTCGAGACGCTGCCGCACGGCCACAAGCGCATAAACGTCGTCCACGGCGGCCTGCAGGTGCTCAACGAAAAAGGCGACGACGGCTGGCTGATCGCGAACGCCATCATCGTCGTCAGCCTGGACGACGGGAAATAGCCCCGGTGGGGGCTCGCCGCCCTAGGGCTCCAGCTGGAATCGCCTCCAGGGAGGAACCCCCGCTTTGTATTCCACGAGCCGCGTGCGCCGGACCGAGACGTCCTCACAGACCTTCCGGATTCTTATCAGCTCGGTGGGCCAGTCCCAGTCGCTCTTCGATT is a window encoding:
- a CDS encoding Lin0512 family protein → MAWVRCVTEMGMGVDVHGLDYTAAAKRAVFDAIHHSSLGFPRLVGKTADDMLVEVTIGVPKPEAVDKEAVLETLPHGHKRINVVHGGLQVLNEKGDDGWLIANAIIVVSLDDGK